The sequence CGGCCCTCACTATCAGGAAAACTTCTATGCCAGCTTAAGAGAGAATGAAAGAATATTCTTCGAATAACAGTTCATTGTAGGTATAGGATTTATCTCAAAGGGCCTGATAGTCTTGTCGGGCCTGATTTTAACCTCTAAACTATTACATATGCGACAACGACAAGCCATAATTAAACGGCCTGATATTCCTGTCAGGTCATACTTTAACCTCTAAACTATTACATATGCGACAACGACAAGCCATGATAAAACGGCCTGATATTCCTGTCAGGCTCAATCCTAAAAACATTATTTTGGGGTTAACAATCAAATCCAATGAAAAAAGGCCTGGTATTCCTACCGGGCCTAATTGCATTAATAACAATACTTACATGCGCTATCATATCCCAACCTAATCGCTTCCTTTACAGTGACCAGATCCTCCCGATGCGTACATTTATCCAATCCTTTACAATAACCACTATGATAAAGGTGCAGCCCCCCTTTCTTCCTCCCTACCCGCCCCCAACCAATGCAGCGCCCGCTTTAAAATACCAACTCCTGGGTATTGTCCAATTCTAATAAATTCACGAAATTTGAAACAACAGATCAGATATACCAATAATCTATCTCTGACAGATCACCACCGAAAGCCCCATGTGAAATTGCATATCCTCTGTCTGACCAGAAAGCTCAACCTCACGTATTTTTAACCTTAATATACTTTATGCCCGCAATTTGTTATTGGTGCAGTGTTTCAGGAACTGGTGTACTTTCAAATCCTTCAGGAAAAAAAGATCATCCATTCGGTTGTTGTTATAACTGCCAATAACACCCTTGGCATATAATTATAAATTACAACACCGCGATGATTTAAAAGGGCAACCTATAAAAAAATTTGAAGCCTTATTCTCCACTACCGTAAACGGTGAGAAAATTCCTCCAAAAGACATTACCGGTTTTTTCCGGATTTGGTGTGGAGATCAATCCGCTTGTGTAAAAGGAAAACCATATAATGGTAATGATGTAATTTTCTTAAATCCTGGGGTAATAGCTGCACAGGAAAATACAATGGTTAACAGTTTTGAAAGAATTTCTAACAAGGAGTTTTTCAAATATAAAATCAAAGAAGATACGAATGAGAAAATGGCCTTTTACGGCCTTCTGATAGCAGTATTAGGTCTTGTTATAGATTTAATTATTGGCTTTACTAAAATTGAAAATCATTTTGCATGGTTGAAGGCAAACATCCTGTATATTACAATGAAGTTGTTTAGTCTTTTAATTTTTTACAAAAGAGGACTAAGATTGCGATCCATTGTAATGCTCTCCAGTTAGCCGCTTTTGTTTCAAATCTAATTATTAATGCTTTGAAGCTATCCATCCAGGCATTTGCTTGTTCGATCTTGTAGCGTCTTTTATATAATTGATCATCAAAGTATTGATATGACTCACTGGTTTGCTTGCTATTACGGGAATTGGTAGCGATATTAGCTTCCAATTCCTTTTCCATACAGTATTCTCTGAATTCTCCTCCATCAAATCCTGCATCTGCATTTAAGAACAATCCTTTCGTATTTATTGTAGCCTCTTCGAGGGTGGTTAGCATTTCTTCAAAAGTTGAAACAATATTATAAAGATCATTGTGATTGCCGGATTGTGGCTCGCTTACACTAAGTATCTGGCCTTGATTGTCACTCAAAAACAAACTATTACTCGTTTTGCATGATTTTCGACCCTGATAGCCTACTGCATAGCCTCCTCGCTTCGATGGTGTATGACTTCCATCTAATTGAATCGAAGACAAATCAAGGATTTGGCGATTTTCCTTTAAAAGATTTATCCAGATAAGTTTCCACGATCCATCGCTGCTCCATTTATTAAAGTAGTAATACACGCCTTGCCACGTAATTTCACCATTGGGGAAATATTCTTTAATACTTAATTCTCGCCACTGACAGCCCGTTTTTAACCGTTTTAATATCAAGCTTACTACTTTCACCAAATCCACTTTTGACTTATATCCTCGCTTTCCTATACTTAAATGCGGCAATATCCATTTTCTTATTATACCTTCGCTTATGATTCCCAGGGTAGTATCTTTTGGTTCGCAAAACAAAGATCAACTATTCCTGGGTTTCGTGTTTGTATAAAGACAATTCAATAAAGACTAAACAACTTCAATTCTATCATTTTTACTAAAGGCAGGTGGCCTCATTCTTATTTACATAAAAGGTATCAGGGAATGGAAGTAAAATAAAATTCCGATAAAAGGGAAGAACCAATTTACAAACATAGCCCCTTCCATCCGACCTCCACGCTGCTCCCAGTCCTCACAAATATCAGCCGCCCACCACCAATAAAAGCATTTGACTAAATTAATCTACCCTACAACTAACTAAAAAATCCTGCAAATGACAAATAAGTACAATGGACGAAAGTTTACTTTTTTGTAAATAATTTACATATTTGTAAATAATTTACGTATCTTTAAATGGTAAATTAGTACTGGATGATTGATGCACCATTGAATGTACGGCTTAAAAATTTGAAGACCGGAGAATTGGTTGAGGCTGTCATTGAACCCGTCGTAGCAAAAGATTTTGCTTTAATAAAAAAAAGTAAGGACAGATTCGATAAGTTTGATTGGAGTAATCAAAAGAAGAAAGAGGTGTATAAGTTAAGATTGAAGGAAGATGATCTGATAGTAGGATTACTCTGCATAATTGACCACCAGGATCCAGGGGTAGATGCAATCGAAATTGAGTTACTGGAAGCTTCAAATGAAAATATAGGTAAAGGAAAAACATATGATCAGATTGGAGGATGCTTAATAGCTTTTGCCTGTAGGGAATCTTTTAAAAGAGGGCATGGAGGTTGTGTATTTCTTACTCCTAAAACATCATTAATTAATCATTATGCCAATAAATATGGTTTTAAATACGAACCAATAAGTATACCGGGCAGACCTAATGGATTTATGGTTCATTATGAAGAAGGTGCCCGAAAAATGATTACTGCTTATTTATAGGTAAAATAATTGTTCGATAATAGTCAGCATTCCCAATGCATAGTGCTAAATTTTCAACTGATAACCGTCTGTTAATATGAAATCAATGAAAGAAAAAGGAAAAAAACATACTTCAAAGGAAATAGCGGAATCCATTGTTTTCCCCATGTCAGCAGATGCCAATGAACGCAAAGAAATGATATCTGCTTTTAGTGAAATTCGAAAAAGGCAGAAAGAACAACAATCTGAAGAAAGCAAGTTAATAGCCAATTTACTTCAGTTAAGATTTTTAATTGAAGATTATCTGAAAGCAAATAGCTTTAATAAGGAATTTTATTTTGGATACTTTCTGAAAGAGTATATTACCAGAATAGAAAAGAAAAACAAACAATTTGCGAATGAAATAGATGTAAATCCAACTGAATTAAGCCAGATCATTAATAAACACAGAAAGCCAACGGAAAAAATTATATATAGGCTGGAATTACATTCAAACAGAAATTTCCCTGCTGTTATGTGGTTTAAAATATTGGAAAAAGAGCGGGAATATGAACTAATACATAATAGTTCCGTTATTGAAAGTGAAAAAAAATATGTGAAAGAACATCTGCATTTTTCATTTTAAACTTTTCATAATCATTTGTAAAAAGTATATCCTTCAATGGCCATTAGTTTCAATAATCGTTTTTCATAAAAACATATTTTTATAACCATTTTTCAAACTTTATAATCAATTTTTAAAAAATGGCCAGCTCATAACAGTTTTTCAGAAATATCCAATGAATCTGCTAAGAAATCGGATATATCCTAAGCACTCTATGCGTAAAATATATCCGTGGCATCAGTTATCAAAAAAGCAAAATTCTGGAATCATCCAGCAGCCAAAACCTGAATGATCGACAAATATTAATGCTCAACAAGCTGCTGGATGGTTTTGATGGTAAATACTCCATATCCTGGATAGTCCCTTCAATAAA is a genomic window of Chitinophaga sp. LS1 containing:
- a CDS encoding transposase, with product MFCEPKDTTLGIISEGIIRKWILPHLSIGKRGYKSKVDLVKVVSLILKRLKTGCQWRELSIKEYFPNGEITWQGVYYYFNKWSSDGSWKLIWINLLKENRQILDLSSIQLDGSHTPSKRGGYAVGYQGRKSCKTSNSLFLSDNQGQILSVSEPQSGNHNDLYNIVSTFEEMLTTLEEATINTKGLFLNADAGFDGGEFREYCMEKELEANIATNSRNSKQTSESYQYFDDQLYKRRYKIEQANAWMDSFKALIIRFETKAANWRALQWIAILVLFCKKLKD